One genomic segment of Mytilus trossulus isolate FHL-02 chromosome 4, PNRI_Mtr1.1.1.hap1, whole genome shotgun sequence includes these proteins:
- the LOC134716647 gene encoding uncharacterized protein LOC134716647: MSENTRKEITQKKSAAGENADEEKGLKKEHTVTFHIPKKEHGAGDDTPVHKKDFIFQNDGMEHDFNHNATRGESLNSFENEDDNELRALQMTEDKLEINETDNKKVSAEKINDYKVGIKELFKAAKKREKMEAKESEKKRKLKENESKKKGKMEAREIERKMEAQESKEKKAREEKKIKKKRKIDKKKAENQKKYEKCIAKGETQKRKEEFKSSQKKHQSEVSESKQKTPKLMDFVRSLVGCIRNRH, translated from the exons ATGTCGGAAAATACGCGAA aagaaatAACTCAAAAGAAGTCAGCTGCTGGAGAAAATGCAGACGAAGAAAAgggtttaaaaaaagaacatacagTTACATTCCACATACCTAAGAAGGAACATGGAGCAGGGGATGATACACCTGTACATAAAAAGGATTTTATATTCCAAAATGATGGCATGGAGCATGACTTCAATCATAACGCTACTAG aggtGAATCCCTGAATTCATTTGAAAACGAAGATGACAATGAACTGAGAGCTTTACAG atgaCAGAAGACaaacttgaaataaatgaaacggATAACAAAAAAGTATCTGCTGAAAAGATCAATGATTACAAGGTTGGAATCAAAGAACTCTTCAAAGCAGCAAAGAAAAGGGAAAAAATGGAAGCAAAGGAATCTgagaagaaaagaaaactgaaagaaaacgaatcaaaaaagaaaggaaaaatgGAGGCCCGGGAGATTGAAAGGAAAATGGAGGCTCAGGAATCTAAGGAGAAAAAAGCacgagaagaaaaaaaaattaagaagaaaagaaagattgaTAAAAAGAAAGCTGAGAACCagaagaaatatgaaaaatgtatagCAAAGGGAGAAACacagaaaagaaaagaagaatttAAATCATCACAGAAAAAACATCAATCGGAGGTTAGCGAATCTAAGCAGAAAACACCTAAGCTGATGGATTTTGTCAGAAGCCTTGTTGGATGTATTCGGAACAGACATTAA
- the LOC134716648 gene encoding uncharacterized protein LOC134716648, with product MNLPAPTNDAFSLRSYGDRLESYVRGLESLGQTSEMYGSLLVPVVLDKLPIDVRKSIAREHGRDNLMLQNLRKSITKEIEILEAGQGVMEPDKLHTTAFFTGTQPRSHNKGKLTDTRKKVNTHTCIFCSGQHYPTECSEVTDANARNQIVKQKQLCFNCLGSHRVAACKSTKRCKNCNGMHHTSICKGKEVITDTKQEPKIQQTAINVVETSDTTSVLHASQVSPDILLKTATAPVIYNDVKTECNILFDEGAQRSFITQKLADKLEIKTTGKVSIQLSAFGDLSQKVRNLETATIQLQTDTGENVRINTLIVPEIAVPIHNSISHTTKSLPHLRGLKLANSVHSGERFEIDLLIGADYYWEIIEDKIIRGKGPTAVQSKIGYLLSGPTIGNISQHSRSTVLLNVISSHQLEETEIEKFWTLESIGINTCENKENNNYLQTYQNTAIDYENGKYTAKLPWKVDHPDLPSNMAIAKGRTDNIIRRLNREPDLLQKYSEIINEQEKRGFIERVPDMEDDNNNHMIHYIPHHPVKKDSETTPIRIVYDCSCKPQQDLASLNDCLMSTPPNLNDLTKILMRFRIGKYGISTDIEKAFLQIGLDKKDRDATRFFWLADPDDPRSNLTTYRFKSILFGATCSPFILNATLLKHLDENENSITQTMKRDLYVDNILSSVETYDEAIAYFKDARNVMSKGGFNLRSWSSNCSDLTEIAKNENLAEKNITVKILGMIWNTEKDTISFHKVNVTDIKEPNITKREILSQSSRIYDPMGLLSPVSVRAKILMQDLWKDKLEWDEPLPLNVQQQWMELARDLEFSTNTELPRQILTKSTDEPKQLHVFVDASQKAYGSAVYITNGQQSTLVFAKSRVAPIKTLTLPQLELMAAVIGARIATHVKSALSINKVTYWSDSQIVLHWLTTTKHLKKFLHNRITEIKSLTQDSEWKYCPTNDNPADLLTRGISASQLADAKLWFNGPEWINCSKSWPQWTPNTCILLTNIDQEENVTNTIEGNNTHGIHCILDIMRYSTLTKILRVSSWIYRFIANCRKSRSQRIQSKFITCEELQAATEKWIISAQRISFDKEIRTLKSQSNTPNTLIRQLRLYIDEKEIIRCRGRIHNAPISENSRFPCLLPNNYHFTELLISEVHKNLKHSGVLATVTEIRQNYWIPKIRQQVKKVLRKCVTCRKVTGKPYSAPDPPPLPKTRLMEAPPFTVTGVDFTGALYVKDNNGQGSKVFICLFTCASTRAVHLEVVTDLKERSFLQAFRRFTSRKSLPRVMISDNASTYMAASETLERLTKSETLNDALSVCGTTWKFIIKRAPWYGGWWERLIGLTKMCLRKVLGRSYITLEDLQTIVTEIEAVLNDRPLTYVSTDIEDQEPLTPSHLLYGRRITTTPYPRQDIDENTSFIERSDISKRAELQNFVIDQFWSRWKSEYLTSLREYHTRTGDNDQTIKVGDVVQIHEDKYPRNKWTIGVVDSLITGNDGLTRAAEVRTKSGRFSRPIVKLYPLEICDNIHPKETRETQQPGTSNIQRRLPFREAAVCARRNIHEWTKK from the coding sequence ATGAATTTACCCGCACCGACGAATGATGCTTTTAGTTTAAGGTCTTACGGAGACAGATTAGAATCATACGTACGAGGATTAGAGTCACTTGGTCAAACATCAGAGATGTATGGTTCGCTTTTGGTACCTGTAGTTTTGGACAAGTTACCGATTGACGTAAGAAAATCTATTGCAAGAGAACACGGGAGAGATAATTTGATGTTGCAAAATCTACGAAAATCAATAACTAAAGAGATTGAAATACTTGAGGCAGGACAGGGAGTCATGGAACCGGACAAATTGCACACCACAGCATTTTTCACAGGTACACAACCAAGATCACACAATAAAGGTAAATTAACTGACACACGGAAGAAGGTAAATacgcatacatgtattttttgttcAGGTCAGCACTATCCAACGGAGTGCTCTGAAGTAACAGACGCAAACGCTAGAAATCAAATAGTAAAACAGAAACAACTATGTTTTAACTGTTTAGGGTCACACCGGGTGGCCGCATGTAAGTCTACAAAACGGTGTAAAAATTGTAATGGAATGCATCATACAAGCATATGTAAAGGGAAAGAGGTCATTACAGATACGAAGCAGGAGCCGAAAATACAGCAGACAGCTATCAACGTGGTTGAAACATCAGACACAACTAGTGTATTGCATGCATCACAAGTAAGTCCCGACATTCTCCTAAAAACAGCAACTGCACCAGTTATATATAATGACGTAAAAACAGAATGTAACATCTTATTTGACGAAGGAGCGCAACGTTCCTTTATCACTCAGAAATTAGCcgataaacttgaaattaaaacaacgGGGAAAGTCAGCATTCAACTGTCTGCGTTCGGAGATTTATCTCAGAAAGTTCGTAACTTGGAAACTGCAACAATACAATTACAGACCGACACGGGAGAAAATGTGCGTATAAACACACTCATTGTGCCGGAAATTGCCGTCCCGATTCATAACAGTATTTCACATACTACAAAGAGCTTGCCACATTTGAGAGGACTTAAACTTGCAAATTCTGTACACAGTGGAGAGCGTTTTGAGATCGACCTACTAATAGGCGCGGATTATTACTGGGAAATTATTGAGGACAAAATCATAAGAGGAAAAGGACCCACCGCTGTACAGTCAAAGATAGGATATCTGTTATCAGGACCAACTATTGGAAATATCAGCCAGCATTCAAGATCTACAGTTCTTTTAAACGTCATTTCATCCCATCAATTGGAGGAGACAGAGATTGAAAAGTTTTGGACACTTGAGTCAATAGGAATCAATACATGTGAAAACAAGGAGAACAACAACTATTTACAGACATACCAGAACACAGCTATTGATTACGAGAATGGAAAATACACAGCAAAGTTGCCTTGGAAAGTTGACCACCCAGATTTGCCTTCAAATATGGCCATTGCTAAAGGTAGGACCGATAATATAATTAGACGTCTAAACCGGGAACCGGACTTGCTACAAAAATACAGTGAAATAATCAATGAACAAGAAAAGAGAGGATTTATAGAGAGGGTTCCAGATATGGAAGATGATAACAACAATCATATGATTCACTACATTCCTCACCATCCTGTTAAAAAAGATTCCGAGACTACCCCTATTCGTATAGTGTACGACTGTAGTTGTAAACCACAGCAAGATTTAGCAAGCTTAAATGATTGCTTAATGTCAACACCACCAAATCTAAATGACTTGACGAAAATATTAATGCGATTCAGAATCGGAAAATATGGTATCAGTACAGATATTGAAAAGGCATTTTTACAGATAGGACTTGACAAGAAGGATCGTGACGCTACACGTTTCTTTTGGCTAGCTGACCCCGACGACCCACGTAGCAATCTTACAACTTACAGGTTTAAATCGATATTGTTTGGCGCAACATGCTcaccatttattttaaatgccaCTCTACTTAAGCACTTGGACGAAAATGAAAATAGTATAACACAAACGATGAAAAGGGACTTATATGTAGACAATATTCTGTCAAGCGTTGAGACTTATGACGAAGCCATTGCATATTTCAAGGATGCGAGAAATGTCATGTCAAAGGGAGGATTCAATTTGCGATCTTGGAGCTCAAACTGCAGTGATTTAACTGAAATTGCAAAAAACGAAAATTTAGCCGAAAAGAACATAACGGTAAAAATACTAGGAATGATATGGAACACTGAAAAAGATacaatttcttttcataaagTTAATGTAACGGATATTAAGGAACCAAACATAACAAAACGTGAAATACTGAGTCAATCATCTCGAATCTACGATCCTATGGGATTACTTTCGCCAGTGTCCGTTAGGGCCAAAATCTTAATGCAAGACCTCTGGAAAGACAAACTTGAGTGGGATGAACCACTACCGTTAAACGTACAACAACAGTGGATGGAATTAGCTAGAGACTTAGAATTTTCAACAAACACAGAGTTACCGAGACAGATTTTAACTAAGAGTACAGATGAACCAAAACAGTTACATGTTTTCGTTGATGCCAGCCAGAAAGCCTACGGATCAGCTGTTTATATTACAAATGGACAGCAGTCAACATTAGTATTTGCTAAGAGCCGTGTTGCACCTATAAAGACGTTGACATTACCACAATTAGAACTAATGGCCGCTGTGATAGGAGCTAGAATTGCAACACACGTAAAATCAGCTTTATCAATAAACAAAGTCACGTATTGGTCGGACAGTCAAATAGTTTTACACTGGTTAACAACGactaaacatttgaaaaaattcCTTCACAACAGAATTACAGAAATTAAATCTTTAACACAGGATTCAGAGTGGAAATATTGTCCAACGAATGACAACCCTGCAGACCTATTGACAAGAGGAATCAGCGCTTCACAACTAGCAGATGCTAAACTGTGGTTTAATGGACCGGAATGGATCAATTGTTCAAAATCTTGGCCGCAGTGGACACCTAACACATGCATTCTTTTAACGAATATAGATCAAGAGGAGAACGTTACAAATACAATTGAAGGGAATAATACACATGGCATTCATTGCATACTGGATATTATGAGATACAGTACATTAACAAAGATACTACGTGTTAGTTCGTGGATTTACCGATTCATAGCGAATTGCCGCAAATCACGCTCACAGAGAATACAGAGCAAATTCATCACATGCGAGGAACTACAAGCTGCAACAGAAAAATGGATAATAAGTGCTCAGAGgatttcatttgataaagaaatcAGGACTTTGAAGTCGCAATCGAACACACCCAATACTTTAATTCGACAATTACGACTATATATAGACGAGAAAGAAATTATTCGTTGCCGCGGGAGAATTCATAATGCTCCAATTAGTGAAAATTCAAGATTTCCGTGTTTATTACCAAATAATTATCATTTCACTGAATTGCTTATATCGGAAGTtcataagaatttaaaacattcaGGAGTATTAGCCACAGTCACCGAGATTCGCCAAAATTATTGGATACCTAAAATACGTCAACAAGTGAAAAAAGTTCTTCGTAAATGCGTCACTTGTCGTAAAGTAACCGGAAAACCGTACAGTGCGCCAGATCCTCCACCTCTACCAAAGACAAGATTAATGGAAGCACCACCGTTTACCGTCACAGGTGTTGATTTTACTGGAGCGTTATATGTTAAAGACAATAACGGACAAGGGAGCAAAGTATTCATATGCTTATTTACATGTGCGTCAACGCGCGCAGTGCATTTAGAGGTCGTCACAGATCTTAAAGAAAGATCTTTTTTACAAGCGTTCAGAAGATTTACGAGCCGCAAGTCTTTGCCGAGAGTGATGATATCTGACAATGCGTCAACATACATGGCCGCATCCGAGACTTTAGAGAGACTAACCAAATCTGAAACCTTAAATGATGCGTTATCCGTCTGTGGAACGACTTGGAAATTCATAATAAAACGAGCTCCCTGGTATGGTGGTTGGTGGGAGCGCTTAATAGGACTAACAAAAATGTGCTTACGAAAAGTTCTTGGAAGATCGTACATTACATTGGAGGATTTACAAACAATAGTCACCGAAATTGAAGCCGTGTTGAACGATCGGCCTTTAACGTATGTGTCCACCGACATCGAGGATCAGGAACCTTTGACACCATCGCACCTGCTTTATGGGAGAAGGATTACAACTACACCGTATCCACGACAAGACATCGACGAAAATACAAGTTTCATAGAAAGAAGCGACATTTCTAAACGTGCTGAACTACAAAATTTCGTAATTGACCAATTTTGGTCACGATGGAAATCAGAATATCTTACGTCGCTACGTGAATACCACACCAGAACAGGAGATAACGACCAGACAATTAAAGTGGGAGATGTTGTTCAAATCCATGAAGACAAGTATCCAAGAAACAAATGGACAATTGGAGTCGTTGATTCTTTAATAACTGGAAATGATGGACTTACAAGAGCAGCCGAAGTGAGAACAAAATCCGGACGCTTTTCACGACCGATCGTCAAATTATATCCCTTAGAGATATGTGACAATATCCACCCAAAGGAAACACGTGAAACTCAACAACCGGGAACTAGTAACATACAAAGACGATTACCGTTTCGTGAAGCCGCCGTGTGTGCCAGGAGAAACATCCACGAATGGACCAAGAAATAA